The genomic interval CAACGCGACGGGAGATATTTTCGGCGGCTGGATCATGTCGCAAGTGGATATCGCCGGTTCCATTCCGTGTTTTCGATTGGCGAAGGGTAGAGTCGCCACGGTGGCGGTCAATTCCTTCGTGTTCAAACAACCTGTTTTTATCGGGGATCTGGTGAGTTTTTACGCCGGGGTAAAACGCGTGGGCCGCACATCCATCACGGTGGACGTTGAGGTCTATGCCCAGCGCGGAATGGAAGAGGAGGTGTGTGTGAAGGTGACCGAGGCGACACTGACCTATGTCGCCGTGGACGACAGGAGGCAACCCCGGCCTGTCATGAAGTAAGTCTTTAGGTCAGTACTTGAGGAGAGCATCATGAAAAATAGGCTGTACATCGTCTGCATGCTGTTAGGTTGCGCAACTACCGTGGAAGTACAAGGAGCAGGGTTCGCCCTCCTTGAGCAAAGCGCAAGCTCGGTAGAGAATTCCTTCGCGGGCACCGCGGCCGCCGCCGAAGATGCCAGTACCGTGTTCTTCAACCCCGCGGGGTTGGCGCAACTGCGAGGAATTCAGGGCATGGTGGCGGTGCATGGAATCGACGTCACCACCAAATTTTCAGGAATGGGAGCGAGCGCGCTTTCCTTGGGGACTGGCACTGGAGGCGATGCGGGCGGCCTGGCTGTCGTGCCCAATATCTATTTCAGCATGCCCGTGGGAGAAAAGCTGGCCTTTGGCCTTGGGATCAACGCGCCCTTTGGTCTTAAAACGGAGTACGAGAGCACCTGGTTGGGCCGCTTTCAAGGTATCAAGTCCGATTTGAAGACCCTCAACGTGAATCCTTCCATGGCGTTCAAGGTGAGCGACGCCGTTTCTGTTGGTGCAGGGATTAACTGGCAAAGGGCGCAAGCGGAGTTAACCAATGCCGCGCTACTGCCTGGGCCGGCCGAAGTCCGGTCCCGGTTGTAGGCCGACGACTAAGCCTGGGGATGGAATGCGGGCGTGCTATTACAACTCGGGCCAGACATGCGTCTTGGCATTGCGTATCGCTCCAAATTGGACTACACGTTGCGGGGCAGCGCCTTCATCACCACCATCGCGGGAGCGCCGGTGATTACCTATTCAGCTCAAGCCGGCGTTACTTTTCCGGATATCGCGACCTTGAGCGTGCTGCAAAAGTACGGTGAAAAATGGGAACTGCTTGGGGATCTATCGTGGACTCACTGGAGCGAAATTGACAGGGTCAACGTTATCAACCGGGTGGATGGTGCGGCTCTCGATCAGTTGGTTTTTCGTTTCAACGATGCTTGGCGGTTCGCAATTGGGGTGAACTATCGTCCCGGCGAACGCTGGACCATTAAAGGCG from Betaproteobacteria bacterium carries:
- a CDS encoding acyl-CoA thioesterase; the protein is MTQLPTGKEPVIRVVPMLKDANATGDIFGGWIMSQVDIAGSIPCFRLAKGRVATVAVNSFVFKQPVFIGDLVSFYAGVKRVGRTSITVDVEVYAQRGMEEEVCVKVTEATLTYVAVDDRRQPRPVMK